In one Culex quinquefasciatus strain JHB chromosome 2, VPISU_Cqui_1.0_pri_paternal, whole genome shotgun sequence genomic region, the following are encoded:
- the LOC6049876 gene encoding uncharacterized protein LOC6049876 → MDDEDGSQPADANATTAMAEEDVTTASAAAPATATDDPTSPPESSQEPVEVQQQQQEPPSLDADGEEVAAAIPAVVQQEDDGSDSVQFVPNSPEASQEEEKKESIQEEVGLTEAVNDEEIERDVGQAEVEPPTSEVITVEDDSEQGESGTAEEQPVEEEERAEEVQETEEQVEDTEEQAEVVQESEQQVGDVGDEPMEDVERSQEQEINEAVQDEAAVVPPTEESRESAEHVEPQEEELQLNADAEPEEVVDEHRPQDDEEMEDVQQQRNSEEEEPHEDVPKQNLDASDFTVTVIKHKVNGNLTGSEAASSDVVDVDQVKQPESTEVKADEEEAAVVTNMEEEESELQESTELERRADEVPEAEPEIEQPEVTQRQEESDDCMEIDEDAEARNEEEEDSPVLEERRIEEQPAVEKVPSRSEDLSDQPQINGTASHDEEGEEPAASYKRLRSLSPEATTLPTAVVDADVQEPLSKLARLEEEEEQQDHTSDPVAEPSSDSVAQDLIEGGGTSKLDQSVDSGKSSLEEEQQQQQQIPEDVASQDPTELQASKENAIEDDDLDDKESSSSSSSSSSSSSSDSDSSDDEREEDKEEETPPPAMQAAASVVQVAEAEEPVRSEERIELPVQDNGKLDTEDTLSVSSEEEDDEEEDDEDEQVDEGKITRSEGLKLSISLKRPPIEEKPVDRLPPVIPPAAPQPQPVDFSNFLSQGKLISEQIKLDYDNKPAVHNISDQVTQLERQQPTPVTEPTPTGPFSLLNNQLKTNYVGVNTADFLMEESSDTLDEDNRLVIAETQRRGRKKADPSALAKPNQHQHQPWQHHFGPEGGTFPTGMLRFNQKPKRPQQRQQHQQSLMRTMLASCKIPQPHLPAPPTVPPQQMPHPNRQQSLLLSQLPPTIPVQQPPPPPPAEQKKKDKKKVFLCSPCGTHYENWNLFKHMREVHKKYICLYCLGIFQSAERLVSHLEAKHQIRKKHVASIEEYQPEGPLYLMCARCEHIFEKVTTADGDAIAHHDCANYADKCDNCGGIKQSKHKCEKKQEQHVENNALSNGDSNRRVPNKKAKLSQPDLSMPPQPANQFHFGPSILQSQLMKPIEQPAQPFPIQTTTTTLSTIPASLLNVAEAPTELPPVPELPPQPVVEEQPENRPLLVPKLKVKIPKQFCTPIESEESSTESDCDEEEEEEEEEEQEQEEEENIPEQPVPEVEPTPVEPVSQPPAPTPRAEEDDVKLDPVEMDIEEEGDRQPVNLPPEMGPAPMPVEHQQQDPVAEPMAVDEDEQPDEAAPPAPPSVEEAEPAAPPSDGIVVADEDAQTFDLTLDEPLDKMDIRQFIKICLRSTVPFCLYCNHARRIAVNGKYLALHLVATHRFQATVNSITAEELLPATIVQRFKASLEELEAMFFNLETFDSCWTAEEKAVTYPKQFECFQCRFVTRIHKELYLHNRKMHQKALTICLMCRGNFFSYSELLCHMCPGAPNRMVILDYQFRCCCCNIDGIPSAFRLMVHLRKRHFACDVCLEQCTEQGALSNHVWKHKLHHLCYRCGIAYRNKADILKHLFWKHGTEGVLCKKCLQKKWPHVYHFCVPPAQFVCDVCQLGFRKSLALKVHQRLHNGEEKYPCTEDDCEKKFISKKLLLKHVQRHYEPPPPPPSPPKPPKEPTPEPEPVPVVAPKEEPVEEAIVKKEDPDAPCVIKEEKKEGEPSAPPEQATPRKKKKKRSKEDDLMMNLPALNLSESDSSDDSDADHSNASSSRKFAAAESGDEVKDAVKKEEPKQEQQQQQQEVDDEEDKSAGAEQIVNIWNNFKNYQASRNNSRRPSVSDEISEEQFVERMLKSKILHVTQSDHDYCMMYRKVYPEVKASEGGETIVIDDDGNVEGKTSLLKSPTKKQKSPRKRKASKSGSDSSSSESGSDSDSSCECGSNCSCSSSSSGSSSSSSDDSDSSDENSAKKKEKKEEQKQQLTKVEEPVPVVVAPVVEEPPVEPPEPVDPDTIIHESDLETDVTLTDEEFYDEHPQKLANQMLAEKRRQLMMQTCASPMNSYGIVENSRPSTPSLPEEMVAAKKKVKVKKKKRERKITKKTPPRLALPHDAPAVHHHHHHHHHTAPHQHPNIPPPLNLNHVDQFSPAPVLPAVPHTAPPMLHPMEPATPQAIPSAAVPESPETSFVGSRINTPRLSTGNSSESDAPLKRSQRSRKPNKFYGYTSDDELPPTLTPLVSKNPEKSILSVMKPTPPPNLVWSKEDLPSPPKSKPSKSRTSEHHTPVSSRVPPAAALTPAAVPPRVEPMRIPHTPVHHINPGPLFGQNDADSDSSQEGALQISQKPVKTKASRVSAAAAPPPLPKLKLSLSAKKTPARGTPKTPAGGRKRAPPKSKTPKSAPPVIAPIVPPVYPPPTSAPVILPAAATAPFQPPIPNPAAPKVLPLGSFPGIHTEFFPPSQIRIPAGWRPPREGESVYCYCRCPYDEVSEMIACDGDNCRIEWFHFECVGIIMPPKGKWYCPECKMKQAGGVGGESSATVVHAAELQDNLLDSN, encoded by the exons ATGGACGATGAGGATGGTTCCCAACCAGCAGACGCAAACGCCACAACCGCCATGGCCGAAGAAGACGTCACCACCGCGTCCGCTGCGGCACCGGCTACGGCGACAGATGACCCCACCTCACCCCCGGAATCATCGCAAGAGCCCGTAgaagtgcagcagcagcagcaagaacCACCCTCGCTAGACGCTGACGGTGAAGAAGTGGCCGCTGCCATCCCAGCTGTAGTCCAGCAAGAAGACGACGGAAGCGATTCCGTGCAGTTTGTGCCGAATTCCCCGGAAGCTTCACAAGAAGAGGAGAAGAAGGAATCGATACAAGAAGAAGTTGGTTTGACGGAAGCAGTGAATGACGAGGAGATTGAGAGGGATGTCGGGCAAGCTGAAGTTGAGCCACCAACGTCGGAGGTTATCACCGTCGAGGACGATTCCGAGCAGGGCGAGAGTGGTACCGCTGAGGAGCAACCTGTTGAGGAGGAAGAACGAGCTGAAGAGGTCCAAGAGACGGAAGAGCAGGTTGAAGATACCGAAGAACAAGCTGAAGTAGTCCAGGAGTCCGAACAGCAGGTTGGAGACGTCGGTGATGAACCAATGGAAGACGTAGAACGATCGCAAGAGCAAGAGATCAATGAAGCGGTTCAAGATGAAGCTGCGGTGGTTCCTCCGACCGAAGAGTCTCGAGAATCAGCAGAGCACGTTGAACCTCAGGAAGAAGAACTGCAGTTGAATGCCGACGCAGAACCGGAGGAGGTCGTCGATGAGCATCGTCCGCAGGACGATGAAGAAATGGAAGACGTTCAACAACAGCGGAATTCAGAAGAGGAAGAACCTCACGAAGATGTTCCAAAGCAAAATTTGGACGCAAGTGACTTCACGGTCACCGTAATAAAGCACAAGGTAAACGGAAACCTTACTGGCAGCGAAGCTGCCAGCTCAGATGTTGTGGACGTTGATCAGGTTAAACAACCTGAGTCTACGGAAGTGAAGGCGGACGAAGAAGAAGCTGCCGTTGTGACAAACATGGAGGAAGAGGAGAGTGAGCTGCAAGAATCGACCGAGCTGGAGCGAAGAGCGGACGAAGTTCCCGAAGCGGAGCCAGAAATTGAACAACCGGAGGTGACGCAAAGGCAAGAAGAGTCCGACGATTGCATGGAGATTGACGAGGATGCTGAAGCGAGgaacgaggaggaggaggactcACCAGTGTTGGAAGAACGACGGATAGAGGAACAACCGGCTGTGGAGAAGGTGCCATCGAGGAGTGAAGACTTGAGTGATC AACCTCAAATCAACGGAACCGCCTCGCACGATGAAGAAGGGGAGGAACCGGCCGCCAGCTACAAACGATTACGATCGTTGAGTCCGGAAGCAACGACGTTGCCAACGGCGGTGGTCGACGCCGACGTTCAAGAACCGCTGAGCAAACTTGCGCGgctcgaggaggaggaggagcagcAGGACCACACTTCCGATCCGGTCGCGGAACCATCCTCGGACTCGGTGGCGCAGGATTTGATCGAGGGAGGTGGTACGAGCAAGCTGGATCAGTCCGTTGATTCCGGCAAGTCGTCGCTCGAGGAagagcaacagcagcaacagcagattCCGGAGGATGTTGCGAGTCAAGATCCAACTGAGCTGCAGGCGAGTAAAGAGAATGCGATTGAGGACGACGATCTGGACGATAAAGAATCGAGTAGTTCTAGTTCATCGAGCTCGTCGAGCTCGAGCTCAGATTCGGACAGTTCGGATGATGAGAGGGAGGAGGATAAAGAGGAGGAAACGCCTCCACCGGCAATGCAGGCTGCAGCGAGTGTGGTGCAGGTTGCGGAGGCCGAAGAACCGGTTCGAAGTGAGGAGAGGATAGAGTTGCCGGTGCAGGATAATGGCAAGCTGGACACGGAGGATACGTTGTCGGTGTCATCGGAAGAGGAAGATGATGAGGAGGAGGACGATGAAGACGAACAAGTTGACGAGGGAAAAATTACGCGGAGCGAAGGATTGAAGTTGTCCATATCGCTGAAGAGGCCGCCGATTGAGGAGAAACCTGTAGATCGGTTACCTCCGGTGATACCTCCGGCCGCTCCGCAGCCACAACCGGTAGATTTCAGTAACTTCCTAAGTCAGGGAAAGCTGATATCCGAGCAGATTAAGCTGGACTACGACAACAAACCGGCTGTGCACAACATTAGCGATCAGGTGACCCAGCTAGAGCGGCAGCAACCAACGCCAGTGACGGAACCTACCCCAACTGGACCATTTTCGCTACTCAACAACCAACTCAAGACGAACTACGTCGGTGTCAACACGGCCGATTTCCTGATGGAAGAATCGTCCGACACGCTGGACGAGGACAACCGGCTGGTCATCGCGGAGACGCAACGAAGAGGTCGTAAAAAGGCTGATCCGTCCGCGTTAGCCAAACCCAACCAACACCAGCACCAACCCTGGCAGCACCATTTTGGCCCGGAAGGCGGCACCTTCCCCACCGGAATGCTACGCTTCAACCAGAAACCAAAACGACCCCAACAACGGCAGCAACACCAGCAATCCCTGATGAGAACCATGCTGGCTAGTTGCAAAATCCCGCAGCCACATCTCCCAGCCCCACCAACAGTTCCTCCCCAACAAATGCCTCATCCCAATCGGCAGCAGTCCCTTCTTCTTTCCCAACTGCCGCCAACAATCCCCGTGCAGCAACCTCCGCCTCCACCTCCAGCTGAGCAGAAAAAGAAGGACAAGAAAAAAGTATTTCTCTGCTCGCCCTGCGGAACGCACTACGAAAACTGGAACCTCTTCAAGCACATGCGCGAGGTGCACAAAAAGTACATCTGCCTGTACTGTCTGGGAATCTTCCAGAGTGCGGAACGGCTGGTCAGCCATCTCGAGGCCAAGCACCAGATCCGCAAGAAGCACGTGGCCAGCATCGAAGAGTACCAGCCGGAAGGCCCGCTCTATCTGATGTGCGCTCGCTGCGAACACATCTTCGAGAAGGTCACCACCGCGGACGGCGACGCAATCGCCCATCACGACTGCGCCAACTACGCGGACAAGTGCGACAACTGCGGCGGCATCAAGCAGTCCAAGCACAAGTGCGAAAAGAAGCAGGAACAACACGTCGAGAACAACGCCCTCAGCAACGGTGACTCGAACCGAAGAGTCCCAAACAAGAAGGCGAAGCTGTCCCAGCCCGACCTGTCGATGCCACCTCAACCCGCCAACCAGTTTCACTTTGGTCCATCCATCCTGCAGTCCCAACTCATGAAACCAATCGAGCAACCCGCGCAACCCTTCCCGATCCAGACGACAACGACGACCCTGTCGACCATCCCGGCGTCGCTGTTGAACGTTGCGGAAGCTCCGACAGAGCTACCACCGGTTCCGGAACTTCCACCCCAGCCCGTAGTGGAGGAACAGCCGGAGAATCGGCCCCTGTTGGTGCCCAAGCTGAAGGTGAAAATTCCCAAGCAGTTTTGTACGCCGATCGAGAGCGAGGAGTCGTCGACGGAGAGTGACTgcgacgaggaggaggaggaagaagaggaggaggagcaggAGCAGGAAGAAGAGGAG AACATCCCGGAGCAACCCGTCCCCGAAGTGGAACCTACCCCAGTGGAACCAGTCTCGCAACCTCCAGCACCTACCCCACGAGCCGAAGAAGATGACGTCAAACTGGACCCCGTTGAGATGGACATCGAAGAGGAGGGTGACCGTCAGCCGGTTAATCTACCACCGGAAATGGGTCCCGCACCGATGCCAGTGGAACACCAGCAACAAGATCCTGTGGCGGAACCGATGGCGGTCGATGAGGACGAGCAGCCGGACGAAGCGGCACCGCCTGCACCTCCTTCGGTGGAGGAAGCGGAACCGGCGGCACCACCGTCGGACGGCATCGTGGTGGCGGACGAGGACGCGCAAACGTTCGACCTGACGCTGGACGAACCGCTGGACAAGATGGACATTCGACAGTTTATCAAGATTTGTTTGAGGTCGACGGTGCCGTTCTGTTTGTACTGCAACCACGCGCGCCGGATCGCCGTGAATGGGAAGTACTTGGCGTTGCACTTGGTCGCGACGCATCGCTTCCAGGCGACGGTCAACAGCATTACGGCGGAGGAGTTGCTGCCGGCGACGATCGTGCAGCGGTTTAAAGCTAGTTTGGAGGAGTTGGAGGCGATGTTCTTCAATTTGGAGACGTTCGACAGTTGTTGGACGGCGGAGGAGAAGGCGGTGACGTATCCGAAGCAGTTTGAGTGCTTCCAGTGCCGGTTCGTGACGCGGATACACAAGGAGCTGTACCTGCACAACCGGAAGATGCACCAGAAGGCGTTGACGATCTGCTTGATGTGTCGAGGGAACTTTTTCAGCTACTCGGAGCTGCTTTGCCACATGTGTCCGGGGGCGCCCAATCGGATGGTCATCTTGGACTACCAGTTTCGGTGCTGTTGCTGTAACATTGACGGTATTCCGTCGGCGTTCCGGTTGATGGTCCACCTGCGGAAGCGCCACTTTGCGTGTGACGTTTGTTTGGAGCAGTGTACGGAGCAGGGCGCTTTGTCGAATCACGTGTGGAAGCACAAGTTGCACCATTTGTGCTATCGGTGTGGAATCGCGTACCGTAACAAGGCGGACATCCTGAAGCATCTGTTTTGGAAGCACGGAACGGAGGGGGTGTTGTGTAAAAAGTGTTTGCAGAAGAAGTGGCCCCACGTGTATCACTTTTGCGTGCCGCCGGCCCAGTTTGTGTGCGACGTGTGTCAGCTAGGCTTCCGGAAGTCGCTGGCCCTCAAGGTCCACCAGCGGTTGCACAACGGCGAAGAGAAGTATCCCTGCACGGAGGACGACTGCGAGAAGAAGTTCATTTCGAAGAAGCTGTTGCTGAAGCACGTCCAACGGCATTACGAGCCACCTCCGCCACCACCTTCGCCTCCAAAACCTCCGAAGGAACCTACGCCCGAGCCGGAACCGGTGCCAGTCGTAGCGCCCAAAGAGGAACCCGTTGAAGAGGCTATCGTCAAGAAGGAAGACCCGGATGCTCCGTGCGTCATCAAGGAGGAAAAGAAGGAGGGAGAACCTTCTGCGCCACCAGAGCAGGCCACCCCgcgcaagaagaagaagaagcgctCCAAGGAGGACGACCTGATGATGAATCTGCCGGCGTTGAACCTGTCGGAGAGTGACAGCAGTGACGACTCGGACGCGGATCACTCGAACGCGAGCAGCAGTCGCAAGTTCGCGGCGGCAGAGTCGGGTGACGAGGTGAAGGACGCCGTCAAGAAGGAGGAACCCAagcaggagcagcagcagcagcagcaggaggtgGACGACGAGGAAGACAAATCCGCCGGGGCGGAGCAGATTGTGAACATTTGGAACAACTTTAAAAACTACCAGGCGAGTCGGAACAACAGCCGGCGACCGTCGGTGTCGGATGAGATCAGCGAGGAGCAGTTTGTGGAGCGGATGTTGAAGAGCAAGATTCTGCACGTGACCCAGTCGGACCACGATTACTGTATGATGTACCGGAAGGTGTACCCGGAGGTGAAGGCGAGCGAGGGTGGCGAGACGATCGTGATCGATGACGATGGCAATGTGGAGGGGAAAACGTCGCTGCTGAAGAGTCCGACGAAGAAGCAAAAGTCGCCGCGGAAGCGGAAGGCGTCGAAGAGTGGGTCGGACTCGTCATCGAGTGAAAGTGGAAGCGATTCGGACTCGAGCTGTGAGTGTGGATCGAACTGCAGCTGTAGCTCGAGCAGCTCGGGAAGTAGTAGCTCAAGTTCGGACGATTCGGATAGCTCCGATGAAAATAGTGCTAAAAAGAAGGAGAAGAAGGAAGAGCAGAAGCAGCAGCTGACGAAGGTTGAGGAACCGGTGCCGGTCGTGGTGGCTCCGGTTGTGGAAGAACCTCCGGTTGAGCCGCCGGAACCGGTCGATCCGGACACGATCATTCACGAGTCGGACCTGGAGACGGATGTGACGCTGACGGACGAAGAGTTTTACGACGAACATCCGCAAAAGTTGGCCAACCAGATGTTGGCCGAGAAGCGACGCCAGTTGATGATGCAGACCTGTGCCAGTCCGATGAACAGTTACGGAATCGTGGAGAACAGTCGACCCTCGACGCCGTCGCTACCGGAGGAGATGGTCGCCGCGAAGAAGAAGGTCAaggtgaagaagaagaagcgcgagaggaaaattacgaaaaagacTCCGCCGCGGTTGGCGTTGCCTCATGATGCACCTGCGGTGCAccatcatcaccatcaccaccaccacacgGCTCCCCACCAGCATCCGAACATTCCTCCCCCGCTAAATCTGAACCACGTGGATCAGTTCTCGCCGGCCCCAGTGCTTCCAGCGGTTCCGCACACCGCCCCGCCAATGCTACACCCGATGGAACCCGCTACACCCCAAGCTATACCTTCTGCAGCAGTCCCCGAATCGCCCGAGACGTCGTTCGTCGGTTCCCGGATCAACACGCCGCGACTCAGCACCGGCAACAGTTCCGAATCGGACGCGCCCCTCAAGCGATCCCAGCGCAGTCGAAAACCGAACAAGTTCTACGGTTACACCAGTGACGACGAGTTGCCACCCACGCTGACGCCGCTGGTTTCCAAGAACCCGGAAAAGTCGATCCTCTCCGTGATGAAACCAACCCCCCCTCCGAACCTGGTTTGGAGCAAGGAGGACCTTCCCTCGCCACCCAAGAGCAAACCATCCAAGTCGCGAACCTCGGAACACCACACGCCCGTTTCGTCCCGTGTTCCCCCCGCAGCTGCGCTCACCCCAGCGGCGGTACCTCCCCGGGTCGAACCCATGCGAATCCCGCACACTCCCGTGCACCACATCAACCCGGGTCCCCTGTTTGGCCAGAACGACGCCGACAGCGACTCCAGCCAGGAAGGCGCCCTTCAAATCAGTCAAAAACCGGTCAAAACCAAAGCGAGTCGCgtgtcagcagcagcagcaccaccccCACTTCCCAAGCTCAAACTGTCCCTCTCGGCGAAAAAGACCCCGGCGCGAGGCACTCCAAAGACCCCAGCCGGCGGCCGAAAGCGTGCCCCACCCAAGTCCAAAACGCCCAAATCCGCACCCCCCGTAATCGCTCCGATCGTCCCGCCCGTCTACCCTCCCCCAACCTCCGCCCCGGTCATCCTGCCCGCCGCCGCAACAGCCCCCTTCCAACCCCCAATCCCGAACCCGGCCGCCCCGAAAGTGCTCCCCCTCGGTTCCTTCCCCGGCATCCACACCGAGTTCTTCCCGCCTTCGCAGATCCGCATCCCGGCCGGGTGGCGACCGCCGCGCGAGGGCGAATCCGTGTACTGCTACTGCCGGTGTCCGTACGACGAGGTCTCGGAGATGATTGCCTGCGACGGGGACAACTGCCGCATCGAGTGGTTCCACTTTGAGTGCGTCGGGATCATTATGCCACCGAAGGGCAAGTGGTACTGTCCGGAGTGCAAGATGAAGCAGGCTGGCGGAGTTGGTGGGGAGAGCAGTGCCACGGTGGTTCACGCGGCCGAACTGCAGGACAACCTGCTGGATTCGAATTAG